Within the Anas platyrhynchos isolate ZD024472 breed Pekin duck chromosome 33, IASCAAS_PekinDuck_T2T, whole genome shotgun sequence genome, the region CCGCTGCGAGAACACGGTGGGGAGCTTCCGCTGCGTCTGCGGCCCCGGctaccggcccggccccggcggcaccgactgccaaggtcagcagggacgggggggggacagagggggacaatggggacaacggggatggggctgaggtggccgtgtccccgtagatgtggatgaatgcgcccagagcccctcgccctgcgcccagagccgctgcgagaacttgcccggTGGCTACCGCTGCGTCTGCCCGGCCGGCTACCAGGCCAGCACGCCCACGGGACAGTGCCAGGGTgagcggggacacgggggtgtggggacaccgggctgtggggacactgggtgtggggacaccggggtgtggggacaccaagggtatggggacaccaagggtatggggacaccatcTGCGTGTTCAACACCCATGGGGTCATCGTTCATGGGGTCACCATCCATTGGGTCAGcagccatggggtcaccatgccaTAGTGTTGCCAGCCACGGGGTTAaacatccatggtgaacccatccataacctcccaatacgtggtgtccccatgcgtggtgtccccatgcgtggtgtccccatccatggagtccccatccatggtgaacccatccataacctcccaatacgtggtgtccccatctgtggtgtccccatgcgtggtgtccccgtCCGTGGTGCCACCACTCACGCCCTCCCCGCggtgccaccaccgccgccccctCTCCGTGCCGCGCAGACATCGACGAGTGCGAGAACCACCTGGCCTGCCCCGGCCAGGAGTGCGCCAACACGCcgggctccttccagtgccGGCCGTGCCGCGACGGCTTCGAGCTGCACCATGGGCGCTGCGCAGGTACCCGcgtccccccacgtcccccctgtccccccgagGGGGGGGCCAACCCTTAATTGTGCCACCCcctagacgtggacgagtgcgccaCGGGCTCGCCCTGCGGTCCCCACGGCCGCTGCAgtaacaccgagggctccttcCACTGCCAGTGCCGGCGCGGATACCGGGTGGGTGCCGGCGGCGCGCCATGCGCGGGTGAGTGGTGGGGGCGGCGTGGGGATggtgccgtgtcccccccacacccgacggcccccccacggcccccatctGCCCACAGATGTCAACGAGTGCCTGGAGGGCGACTTCTGCTTCCCCCACGGCGAGTGCCtcaacaccgagggctcctacagctgcctctgcgccCAGGGCTATGCCAGCACCCCCGAGGGCACCGCATGCGTTGGTCAGAGCCCGGCATggtcccggtccctgtccctgtccctgtccctgtccccgtccccataccCATCCCGGTCCCATTGCAGTCCCCATTCTCATTGTGGTTTCTATTCCAGTTGCGGTTTTTTAGTCCCAGTTAATCTACTCAGTCCCATCCCCGTGCCtatccatgtccccatccaatcccaatcctatccccatcccaatcccatccccatcctatcccatcccaatgtctctccctgtccccatcccatcccaccccaatcccaacccccatcccatctctgtctccatcccatccccattcccaccccagtccccatccccatcccaatcccatccccatcccaccccaatcccatccccatcctaccctttttccaccccaatcccaatcccaccccaatcccatcccatcccttttccaccccatccccatttccatcccaatcccaatcccaccccagtcccatcccatcccaccccacccctccaccaCCCACCCACGCATCCGGGTACCacggggtgccaccagccccttgtgtccccctctttccccgtatcccccctgcccccgtgtcccccccctgtaCCCACGTCCACCCCGTGcccatgtcccccccgtcctcaccccgtgtccccccccagacgtggacgagtgccagcgCGGGGACGTGtgccggggcggccgctgcgccAACACCGACGGCGCCTTCGAGTGCCACTGCCCCGCCGGCTTCCGCACCGACGCCGAGCGGGCCCAGTGCcacggtgaggggctggggggttgggggggggggattttgggtgccccccaccctggggctggcggcgagggtggccctgtccccgcagatgtggacgagtgccaggagcacggggccgagttgtgtggggctgagcgctgcgagaacttgcccggatcctaccgctgcgtgcccGCCTGCCAGCACggctaccggccccgggacggcggggggtgtgagggtgagcggggattgggattgggattgggattgggattggggttggggttggggttggggttgggattgggattgggattgggattgggattggggttggggttggggttggggttgggattgggattgggattgggattgggattgggattggggttggggttggggttggggttggggttgggattgggattgggattgggattgggattggggttggggttggggttggggttgggattgggattgggattgggattgggattggggttggggttggggttggggttggggttggggatggagatagagaccaatagtggatgggtttagggactgggattgggatggggatgggaggggatgggattggggtgggattgggatggggatgggaggggattggggtggggatgggaggggattgggatgggattgggatgggattgggatgggatggggatggggatgggaggagattggggtggggatgggatggggatggggattgggattggggttggggttgggattggggtggggatggagatagagaccgatagtggatgggtttagggactgggactaggatggggatgggagggggtgggattggggtgggattggggtggggatgggatggggatgggaggggatgggattggggtgggattgggatggggatgggatggggatgggaggggatgggattggggtgggattgggatggggatgggatggggatgggatggggatgggattgggattggggtggggatggaaatggagactaataatggatgaaaatagggactgggactgggactgggactgggactgggactgggactgggactgggactgggactgggactgggactgggatggggatggggatgggaggggatgggaggggattggggtggggatgggaggggatgggattggggtgagattgggatggggatgggagggggatgggaggggattggggtggggatgggatgggttgggatgggatgggatgggatggggatgggattggggtggggatggaaatggagactaataatggatgaaaatagggactgggactgggactgggactgggactgggactgagactgggactgggactgggactgggactgcgactgcgactgggactgagactgggactgagactgggactgggactgggactgggactgggactgggatggggatggaatgggtttggaatggggatgggggtgggattggaacaggattgggatggggatggagatggagaccaataatggatgaaaatagggggtgggattgggatgggattagggtgagattgggatggggttggggatgggatgggaatggagacaggtccaggGACCAGAACGGGACgaggatggggactgggacagggatgggaaccCGCACACAGGGCTGTGATGCGCACGGGGCTCATCCTGCCCGGGGCCGTGGTCCCCAtcatcccccaccccaccttgtcccccccccatgcttggggtccccccggtgtccccgcagatgtggacgagtgccaggagcatggggccgagttgtgtggggcCGAGCGCTGCGAGAACCtgcccggatcctaccgctgcgtgcccccctgccagcccggctaccggccccgggacggcggggggtgtgagggtacGGGGCCatagggacggggacagggccatggggatggggatggggccatggggacggggatgaagccatggggatggggacggggccatggggatggggatggggccatggggacggggatgaggccatggggatggggatggggccatggggatggggatggggccatggggatggggatggggccatgggaacggggatggggccatggggatggggatggggccatggggatggggacagggccatggggacggggatggggccatggggacggggatggggccatggggacagggactggggcacggggatggggatgggggtacggagaggctgaggggaccctgaggggccatggcatgggggacatcagggacaagccaatggggcacAATAGGGACAAAGCTATGggggacatggaaaaaacaacggggatgctggggacaagccaatggggtcgaggtgcagggggacttctctatggggtcaggatggggatgggcagcaggggacatcagggacaacaccacgggagataatggggacaaaacgatgggggacattggggacaagccaatggggccactggggacaagccaatggggtcgaggtgcaggggggcttctccatggggtcaggatggagacggagagcagggaccatcgggggacagtggggacccccccatggggctgagcttttgggggacggctccacgctcccccccccaatgtccccaccgccccctccccccaaaaaaacgtcACCTCCCCGCTTGCAGACGAGGACGAGTGcgccgagggggggtcccgctgcggCCCCCACGCCGCCTGCCACAacctccccggctccttccagtgcgcctgccaccagggctacgaggccgcccggcacggccaccactgccagggtacggggacagcggggacagcaggggggggacacccagagtgacactgagcccccccccttcGTGTTtcccccccagacgtggacgagtgcgcgaCGCTGCCGGGGGTGTGCGGGGCGGCGCGCTGCGAGAACGTGGacggctccttcctctgcctctgccccgacGGGGGGCACGAGTTCGATCCGGTGACGGGGACGtgcgggggaccccccccagcgacCCCACTcctccggccccccccggagccgtggAAGCCCCCCCGGGCTTGGCGGCGTGCTTCAGCCCCGCCTGCGGGGTGCTGGCGCCCAACGTCAgccggcagcagtgctgctgcagcgtggggggcgcctggggggtccgctgcccccccccgaggccgtgccccacgcctggaaccggtggggacatggggacgctatgggggggggaggggattggggatggcgtggggtgggaagggattggggtgggagtgggattggggatggggattgggattggggatggggacggggatagggatggggatggggatggggatggggatggggatggggatggggatggggatggggatggggatggggatggggatggggatggggattgggactgggatgggaagggatggggataggactgggatgggatgggatgggattgggattggagtggagtgggatgggatgcgatttgggatgggatgggatggcgaTGGGATTGGAGTTgcaattgggactgggatgggatgggattgggatggagataggattaggattgggatgggattgggataggattgggggggtggagatggaattgggatggggttggtgaTGGGATTGAGATagattgggattgggactgggatggaatggggatgggatggggatgggatgaggatgggactgggattggggtgggaagggattgggatgggtttggggtggtgatgggatttgggatggggatggggatgggattgtaaAGGGATTGGGACTGGGGTGGGTATTGCCAGGGattaggactgggatgggatgggattgggatcggggtgtggatggggacagggatgggctggggatggggtcaggatggtgccaaggtgcagggggggtgacacctctgtccccccccccaagccgagcaccgagccctctgcccccacggGACCGGCCAGACCACggggccccagggctcagcagcaggtcagtgcggccgcggggggggcacagcgatGGGGCCCCCCCCATTTGGGGGCTCCCTCCGTTTAGGGACTCCCCCCCCTActcaggggctcccccctgTATTTAGCGGTTCCCCAAtgttggggatgcccccccattttggggatgccacCCCTGTTTTGGGGCTCCCCCATTTATGGGAtgccccccattttggggactCACCCCCCCTAATTTGGGAATGGCCCCCATTTGGGGGACTCACccctcccattttggggatgtccccatttttcagggtgccccctcaatttggggatgccccccctaTTTTGTGGGGTTACGCCCCTCCCCTTTTGGGTGCATCCCGCCTATTTTGGGGCAATACCCCCCCTATTTTGGGGTTCCCCTCCTATATAGGGGCTCCCCCGTttcgggggtgccccccccaattccGAGGACCCTCCCCCTGACGTcgcccccccccttacccccttaccccccagatgtggacgagtgccgggTGTTCGCGCCgcagctgtgccgggggggggtctgcaTCAACGCCGCCCCcggcttcagctgctactgCCCCAGCGGCTACTACTACGAGCAGGAGCACCTGCAGTGCGTgggtgagcacccagcacccccagcacccccccagcacccccccagcacccccagcaccctgacctcagcacccccagcaccctacttgtgccctgggtgcaccctgcctgcaccctgagcaccctacttgcatcctgagcaccctgagcaccctgcctgcaccctgagagcaccctacttgcaccctgactgcaccctaagagcaccctgtgcaccccgagcaccctactcgcaccttgagcaccctgccctcagcaccctgagcaccctgccagcacccccagcacccccagcacccccagcaccctgacctcagcaccctaattgtgccctgggtgcaccctgcctgcaccctgagcaccccgagcaccctaattgtgccctgagtgcaccctgagcaccctctttgcaccctgagcacccgaCTTgtgccctgactgcaccctgagtgcgccctacctgcaccctgagcaccctaattgtgccctgagtgcgccctacttgcaccctgcctgcaccctacttgcaccctgagagcaccctgagcacccagccagcacgctgagctccctacctgcaccctgagcacacaacctgtacccagaaagcaccctaagagcaccctggctgcaccctgagcaccctctttgcaccctgagcacccaacttgtgccctgccagcaccctacctgcaccctgagcaccctgcctgcacccagccagcaccctgagcacccaacttgcatcctgagcaccctgagcgtgccctgtctgcaccctgagcacccaacttatgccctgagtgcactctacctgcaccctgagcaccctacttgcaccctgccagcaccctgagcaccctgcctgcacccagctcacaccctgagagcaccctgcccacacccttccagcaccctgccagcaccctgagcaccctacttgcaccctgcctgcaccctgagcaccctgccagcacccagccagcaccctgagcacccaacttatgccctgagtgcaccctacttgcaccctgagcacccaacttgtgccctgccagcaccctgcctgcaccctgagcaccctaattgtgctctgagtgcaccctggctgcaccctgagcaccctctttgcaccctgagcacccaacttgtgccctgagtgcgctctacctgcaccctgagcaccctacttgcaccctgactgcaccctgagcaccctgcctgcacccagctcacaccctgagcaccctgcccacacccttccagcacccagccagcaccctgagcaccctgagcgtgccctacctgcaccctgagcaccctaattgtgctctgagtgcaccctccctgcacaatacctgcaccctgagcacccaacttgtgccctgagtgcaccctccctgcaccctcagcaccctgcctgcaccctgtctgcaccccgagcaccctactcgcaccccaagcaccctgccctcagccccccgagcacccttccagccccccgagcccccttccagcccccccccccgtgccccccacccccttgccgaccaccaccgccccccccccagataacgACGAGTGCCAGGACGAGGACGCGGAGCCGTGCATCGGGGGCCGCTGCGTCAACACGGTGGGCTCCTACTTCtgctcctgcgccccccccctggTGCTGGACGGCTCCCAGCGCCGCTGCGTCACCAACGACACCCGCGCCATGGGTGAGGCcaccccctgtcaccccccccgtgtcaccgtcaccccccccgtgtcgccctgtccccacgtgtccccatatccctgccctatgtccccgtggccccccatccccgtgtcccggcactgtcccctgatgccccccccgtgtccccatgtcccacatcctgatgtcccacgtcaccgtgtccccacgtcctgtgtccccatacccccatggcgctgtatcccccatgtccccaaatccccgtgtccccgtgtccccatgtcccacatcctgatgtcccacgtcaccgtgtccccacgtcctgtgtccccatatccccatggcgctgtatcccccatgtccccaaatccccgtgtccccgtgtccccatgtcccacatcctgatgtcccacgtcaccgtgtccccacgtcctgtgtccccatacccccatggcgctgtatcccccatgtccccaaatccccgtgtccctgtgtccccatgtcccacgtcgcctccccttgtcccacatccccctgtcccacgtcaccatatccccgtgtccccatgtccccatgtcccacatcccttcatcccagtgtcccccattgtctccccacatcccacatcacctccccatgtccccacctcactgtgtccccatgtccccgtgtccccatgtccccacgtccctatGACCCCACAGCCACGTGGCCCCATAGCCTCATGTTGCCATGCACCCGTGTCCCCTACGGCCCCTTGTCCCctcgtccccatgtccccatgtccctaaggCCCTATAGCctcacatccctgtgtccccatgtccccccatgtccctgtccccccccccatgcccacgtccccatgccccctcccatgcccacgacccccccatcccctatacccatgtccccatgtccccatgtccccaagaccccacacagggggacccccaccctgcccccctcctaccccagcaatagggaccccccccagacccccataatggggaccccatgggcaccccccagAGTGGGTCCCCCTTAGACACCCCCCCCATGATTGGGACCCcttggaccccccccataacagggacccctttgccccccccaataatgggaacccctcccaccaccccacaacGCCCCCCCCCTAATGGAGACCCCTTGGGTACCCCCCATATaacagtgccccccccacctctttacacccccccccttagcatccccaatttttaggaccccaccccacaacctgcccccccccccatttttttttctccccccccccccccccccagatgactTCGAGTTCCTCTGCAAcgtcctgcgcccccccggcccggggctgggccccccctaCGAATACGGCCCCGAATACCCCCCCCACTACGGGCTGCCCTacggccccctcccctttgggggtccgggcccccgcctgccccccccggggctgcgcgccGACTACGACCcctatgggctgggggggggctacgACCCCC harbors:
- the LOC140000206 gene encoding latent-transforming growth factor beta-binding protein 4-like, giving the protein MGSRCRGASPWGQDGDGEQGPSGDSGDPPMGLSFWGTAPRSPPQCPHRPLPPKKRHLPACRRGRVRRGGVPLRPPRRLPQPPRLLPVRLPPGLRGRPARPPLPGRGRVRDAAGGVRGGALRERGRLLPLPLPRRGARVRSGDGDVRGTPPSDPTPPAPPGAVEAPPGLAACFSPACGVLAPNVSRQQCCCSVGGAWGVRCPPPRPCPTPGTAEHRALCPHGTGQTTGPQGSAADVDECRVFAPQLCRGGVCINAAPGFSCYCPSGYYYEQEHLQCVDNDECQDEDAEPCIGGRCVNTVGSYFCSCAPPLVLDGSQRRCVTNDTRAMDDFEFLCNVLRPPGPGLGPPYEYGPEYPPHYGLPYGPLPFGGPGPRLPPPGLRADYDPYGLGGGYDPRGDALYAAPPRYEDLEDFEGSRRGPPRSSRPRSPPSAPQDPPPWLFQPHGVAERPGRASEDGEFGGGRD